The genomic segment GCGCCTGTGACCAAGGAAATTGCCGCACCCGTTGTGGCAACGCCTGCTGCTGCAGTACCCGAAACCGCAGCACCTGCTGCGTCTGCCGAGGCTGCTGCTCCAAAATCCATGGACGGTTCTTTGCCGGGCTACACCCCGATGAAACCGACCGAAGGTATTGGCATGCCAAAACCTAAAGAAATCGATTTTCAGGAACAGTTCAGCGAAAATGGCCAATATGCCAAATGGATCAACAACAGCATCTTGCTGCCGATCATCACCGTCATCTCGCTCTTTGTATTGGGGCTTTTGCTCTGGGTAATCATCCGGTTCAACCGCCGTGCCAACCCGGTACCGTCGAAAACGACGCATAACACGTTCATTGAAATCGTGTGGACACTCGTCCCCGTTTTGATTCTGTTGGGAATTGCCTATCCATCACTTGATCTCCTGGCAAAGCAGTTCAAGCCTGCGCCGGCAGATGCCGTTACCATCAAGGTGACCGGTTATCAGTGGTATTGGGGCTATTCCTATCCGGATCATGGTGGGTTCGAAGTCGTATCCAATATGCTGAAGGAAAAAGGCGACGTCGCGCCTGGCGAGCGTTTCCGCACTGAAAATGACGGTCCGGGCCAGTTGGCTGTAGATAATCGTATGGTAGTTCCTGCCGGCGTACCGCTTCGTATTCAGACAACTGCGGCTGATGTTATTCACGCCTTTGCGGTGCCATCGCTTTGGTTCAAACTGGACGCGGTCCCCGGTCGCCTGAACGAAAAGTCACTCACAATTACAAAGCCAGGTGTTTATTTCGGGCAATGTTCGGAGCTTTGCGGCGCGCGTCATGGTTTCATGCCGATCGCTGTGGAGGCTCTGCCTCCTGAAAAATTCGCAGCATGGGTAAAGGCACAAGGCGGGCAAATGCCCGGTGAAGCCGCGGCAGCTGCCGCGTCACCTGCACCTGCTGCCGCAGCAACACCCGCTGCCGCTGCAACCACTCCAAGCGCTGCGCCTGCCGCAGCCGTAACCAAGTAAAAGGCCAGACTGATGACAACCATTGCTGCTACGGGCGCCGACCTTCACGCACATGACCATCATGATGCGGATCATAAGCCGGGCTTTTTCGCCCGCTGGTTCATGTCCACAAACCATAAGGATATTGGAACGCTTTACCTGATTTTCGCGATTTTTGCCGGTATTGTCGGCGGCGCGATTTCGGGTCTGATGCGCATGGAGCTGGCTGAGCCGGGTATCCAATATCTGCAAAGCTGGGCATCAATGATGGCCGGCAAAGACGCCTCGATGGATGAGGCCTATCATATGTGGAACGTGTTGATTACCGCGCACGGCCTGATCATGGTGTTCTTCATGGTTATGCCCGCGATTATCGGCGGTTTCGGTAACTGGTTCGTACCCTTGATGATTGGTGCGCCGGACATGGCGTTCCCGCGTATGAACAACATCAGCTTCTGGCTGACCGTTGTGGCATTCATCATGCTCCTGGGTTC from the Sphingorhabdus lacus genome contains:
- the coxB gene encoding cytochrome c oxidase subunit II, translated to MNMLKKILIVLAAMTMPSLAMAQTANPAPAPVTKEIAAPVVATPAAAVPETAAPAASAEAAAPKSMDGSLPGYTPMKPTEGIGMPKPKEIDFQEQFSENGQYAKWINNSILLPIITVISLFVLGLLLWVIIRFNRRANPVPSKTTHNTFIEIVWTLVPVLILLGIAYPSLDLLAKQFKPAPADAVTIKVTGYQWYWGYSYPDHGGFEVVSNMLKEKGDVAPGERFRTENDGPGQLAVDNRMVVPAGVPLRIQTTAADVIHAFAVPSLWFKLDAVPGRLNEKSLTITKPGVYFGQCSELCGARHGFMPIAVEALPPEKFAAWVKAQGGQMPGEAAAAAASPAPAAAATPAAAATTPSAAPAAAVTK